The following are encoded in a window of Arthrobacter woluwensis genomic DNA:
- a CDS encoding ROK family transcriptional regulator yields MTSSSPAAPGVIDLTAPSGPGQLFQLLRDGEARTRAEIMALTGLARTTVVARLDALLGAGLIEAAGEAASSGGRPPSRFAFRASRRIVLAADIGGAHATVAVADLGGTILARHSEPRDIADGPESTLAWIAGTGRDLLAELGRDERELAGIGVGLPGPVEHETGRPVNPPIMPGWDGFDVPARLAQEWQVPVLVDNDVNIMALGEQHTHWSEHREFLFVKLATGVGSGIIAGGRLQRGADGTSGDIGHVRVPDGEDVPCRCGNTGCLEAVASGPALAAKLRLQGLDADRGSEVVALAARGEVAAIHALRQAGRDLGEVLAFCVNVLNPSVIVVGGTLAQAGDPLMAGAREAVYRRSQPLATRHLRIEPSRAGADAGILGASRLVIEHLLSPESIEAAIART; encoded by the coding sequence ATGACCAGTAGCTCTCCTGCCGCGCCCGGCGTCATCGACCTCACCGCGCCGAGCGGCCCCGGCCAGCTCTTCCAGCTGCTCCGGGACGGCGAGGCCCGCACGCGCGCCGAGATCATGGCGCTCACGGGCCTGGCCCGGACCACCGTGGTCGCCCGCCTGGACGCGCTGCTCGGAGCGGGCCTGATCGAGGCCGCCGGTGAGGCGGCCTCCTCGGGTGGCAGGCCGCCGTCGCGCTTCGCGTTCCGCGCCTCCCGCCGGATCGTCCTGGCCGCTGACATCGGCGGCGCCCACGCGACGGTCGCCGTCGCCGACTTGGGAGGGACCATCCTGGCCCGCCATTCGGAGCCGCGGGACATCGCCGACGGCCCGGAATCCACCCTCGCCTGGATCGCCGGCACCGGGCGGGACCTCCTGGCAGAGCTCGGCCGGGACGAACGGGAACTCGCCGGGATCGGCGTCGGCCTGCCCGGACCTGTCGAGCACGAGACCGGGCGTCCCGTGAACCCGCCGATCATGCCCGGCTGGGACGGCTTCGACGTCCCCGCCCGACTGGCACAGGAGTGGCAGGTGCCGGTGCTCGTCGACAACGACGTCAACATCATGGCGCTCGGTGAACAGCACACGCACTGGAGCGAACACCGCGAATTCCTCTTCGTGAAGCTGGCCACGGGCGTCGGGTCGGGCATCATCGCCGGCGGGAGGCTCCAGCGCGGCGCGGACGGCACGAGCGGCGACATCGGCCATGTCCGGGTGCCCGACGGCGAGGACGTCCCGTGCCGCTGCGGCAACACGGGCTGCCTCGAAGCGGTGGCGTCCGGGCCCGCGCTGGCCGCGAAACTGCGCCTCCAGGGCCTGGACGCCGACCGCGGCTCCGAGGTGGTCGCCTTGGCCGCGCGTGGCGAGGTGGCCGCCATTCACGCGCTTCGCCAGGCCGGGCGGGATCTCGGCGAGGTTCTCGCGTTCTGCGTCAACGTGCTGAACCCGTCCGTGATCGTGGTCGGCGGCACGCTCGCTCAGGCCGGGGACCCCCTCATGGCCGGCGCGCGCGAGGCCGTCTACCGCCGCTCCCAGCCCCTCGCCACGCGTCATCTGAGGATCGAACCGTCCCGCGCGGGTGCCGACGCCGGCATCCTCGGCGCGAGCCGCCTCGTGATCGAGCACCTCCTCTCCCCCGAATCCATCGAGGCGGCGATCGCCCGCACGTGA